A stretch of the Parachlamydia acanthamoebae genome encodes the following:
- a CDS encoding branched-chain amino acid transport system II carrier protein, giving the protein MNSSSRSSLAIGLAMFSMFFGAGNIVFPLLVGIQSESQNIYASIGLLISAIGVPLLGLIAMAMFEGNYKEFFGRMGNTPGFIMTALILGLIGPFGALPRCIALSHSTIKMYLPLISLWQFSLLSCLIIFWLSWRPSALVTILGYILTPFLLFSVLVIIGFGFVNSPSAPISSLSWHKAFSNGFIQGYQTLDLLGAFFFSSTIILSLKESVKSEIPQNFKPLMTLTLKASFICAILLGLVSWGFSWVAAFNSQSLQNVPKDELLRVVATQTLGQHASIFTIAAVLLACLTTEIALATAFSEFIHQDLSGKKISYEWSLVITLVIAFFVSLWHFEGIIHFLAPILFFCYPMMITLSIVNILYKLYHFKPVKTPLAIVLILSLAGFLFSGA; this is encoded by the coding sequence ATGAACTCGAGTTCTCGCTCATCACTTGCAATTGGCCTGGCAATGTTCTCCATGTTTTTTGGTGCAGGTAATATCGTATTTCCTCTTCTGGTAGGCATTCAAAGTGAAAGCCAAAATATTTATGCTTCTATAGGATTACTTATCTCGGCCATTGGAGTCCCTCTTCTGGGCCTTATTGCGATGGCTATGTTTGAAGGAAATTATAAGGAGTTCTTTGGTCGCATGGGAAATACACCGGGCTTTATCATGACAGCCTTAATTTTAGGCCTCATTGGCCCTTTTGGTGCGCTACCACGTTGCATTGCTTTATCCCACTCTACCATCAAAATGTATTTACCTCTTATCTCTCTATGGCAATTTAGCCTGCTTTCTTGCCTCATTATTTTTTGGCTAAGCTGGAGACCAAGTGCCTTAGTGACTATTTTAGGTTATATTTTAACTCCTTTTTTACTGTTTTCAGTTCTTGTCATTATCGGATTCGGCTTTGTTAATTCACCATCGGCTCCTATAAGTTCCCTTTCTTGGCACAAAGCTTTTTCGAATGGTTTCATTCAAGGTTATCAAACGCTCGATTTGCTTGGGGCCTTCTTTTTTTCTTCGACAATCATCTTGTCCCTAAAAGAGAGTGTAAAAAGTGAAATACCACAAAACTTTAAACCTCTGATGACGCTAACGCTTAAAGCTAGTTTTATTTGTGCTATTTTATTAGGTTTAGTGAGCTGGGGATTTAGCTGGGTGGCGGCCTTTAATAGCCAGAGTCTTCAGAACGTCCCTAAAGATGAATTGCTACGGGTTGTAGCGACTCAAACACTGGGACAACATGCAAGCATTTTTACAATAGCAGCAGTTCTTCTTGCATGTCTTACGACGGAAATCGCGCTTGCTACAGCTTTTTCAGAATTTATCCATCAAGATTTAAGTGGGAAAAAAATATCTTATGAATGGTCACTTGTCATCACATTAGTGATCGCATTTTTTGTATCACTGTGGCACTTTGAGGGAATCATTCATTTTCTGGCCCCCATTTTATTTTTTTGCTATCCCATGATGATTACGCTGTCAATCGTCAATATCCTCTACAAGCTTTATCACTTTAAGCCCGTTAAGACACCCTTAGCGATTGTATTGATTTTATCTCTTGCAGGATTTTTATTTTCAGGCGCTTGA